Within Candidatus Methylomirabilota bacterium, the genomic segment GCCCGTTGTCGACGAAGACGCAGTGGAGCTGGTCCCCGATCGCCCGGTGGACGAGCGCGGCCACCACCGCGGAGTCGACGCCACCGGAGAGCGCGCACAGGACGCGCTCCTCACCGACCTGCGCCCGGATGCCCTCGACGGCCTGGTCCACGAAGGACGCCATCGACCATCCCGGGGTGAGCCGGGCGACCCGGAACAGGAAGTTCTCCAGCACGCGGCGGCCCTGCGGGGTATGCGCCACCTCGGGGTGGAACTGAACCGCGTAGAGGGGCCGGTCGGTGGCGGCCATGGCGGCCACCGGGCAGTTGGGGGTACCCGCCAGCGGCCGGAACCCCGGGGGCGCCGCCAGCACGGCATCGCCGTGGCTCATCCAGACCGTGATGCGATCCTCGCGCTCGGGCACGACGCCTTCGAGCAGGGGATCCGACGCCTGAAGCTGCAGCTCGGCCCGTCCGTACTCCCGCTGCTGGACCGGGACCACCTTTCCGCCGAGCAGGGCGGCCATCGCCTGCATGCCGTAGCAAATGCCCAGGACCGGGATCCCCGCCTCGAAGAGCGGCGTGGGCGGCAATGGAGAGCCCGTATCGTAGACGCTGGCGGGACCGCCGGAGAGGATGACCGCCTGATACTCGCGGAGTCGCTCGAGCGGGACGGTCGGCGGGAAGATCTCCGAGTAGACGTGCGCCTCGCGGACCCGGCGTGCGATCAGCTGCGTGTACTGCGACCCGAAATCGACGACCGCGACCCGGTCCATCCGCCCCGTGCCCGGCGCCTGGCCGGGACCCTCACGCCTCACGTCCGTCTCCGGCGCGCCTGCGACACGACGCATCGACCCCTCCCGGCCGGGCCGCCGGGCCGACCGCAGCCTACTTGCCCATGCCGACGCGCTGGGCCTTCTGGAAGATCTTGCCCTCCGTCTTGATGGCCGGCGCGATGATGAGCTCGGTCAGCTGGAACTCCCGGATCGTCCGGGCGCCCACTGACCCCATGCAGGTCCGGAGGGCGCCGATGAGGTTCATGGTGCCGTCGTCCGTGAACGCGGGCCCGAACAGGATCTGCTCGAGCGACCCGACCACCCCGACCCGGATCCGGGTGCCGCGGGGCAGGTTCGAGTGGGGCGTGGCCATCCCCCAGTGGTACCCGCGCCCGGGGGCCTCCAGCGCCCGCGCGAACGCCGAGCCGATCATCACGGAGTCGGCCCCGGCCGCCAGCGCCTTGCAGATGTCGCCGCCGGTCGTCATGCCCCCGTCGGTGATGATCGGCACGTACCGGCCGCTCTGCTTCCAGTAGAAGTCGCGGGCCGCCGCGGCGTCGGCGGTCGCGGTCACCTGCGGCACGCCGAGTCCGAGGACCTCGCGGGTCGTGCAGGCGGCCCCGGGGCCGACGCCGATCAGCAGCGCGTCGACGCCGGTCTGCATCAGCTCGAGGGTCGCCTCGTAGGTCACGCAGTTGCCGACGATGAGGGGAATGGACAGGTCGCGCTTGAGCTTCCGGAAGTCGAGCGGCTCGTACTCCGTCGCGACGTGACGGGCCGTCGTCACGGTGGACTGGACCACGAAGAAGTCGGCGCCGGCTTCCTCGGCGAGTTTCGAGAAGCGCATGGCGCGCTGCGGGATCGAGGAAACGATGACGGACCCCCCGCCCTTCTTGATCTCGCTGACCCGCTGGTAGATCAGCTCCTCCTTGATCGGCTCCCCGTAGATCGACTGGATGATGCGCGTCGCCTCTTCCTGGCTCGAGGAGATGATGCGCTCGATCACCTCGTCCGGGTTCTCGTAGCGTGTCTGGATCCCTTCCAGGTTCAGGACCGCCAGGCCGCCCAGTCGGCCCATCTCGGTGGCGAACCGTGAATCCGCCACGCCGTCCATGGCCGCCGCCAGGATCGGAAGCTCGACGCGCCGCCCGCACAGTTCCCAGGAGACGTCCACCTCGTTCGGGTTCACCGTGATGAGCCCCGGCACCAGGGCGATGTCGTCGAACCCGTAGGCGATCCGCGCCTTTCGTCCTCGACCGATCCACATCCCCATGCCGTCACTCCTCCTCAGGCTGGCTCGCGTGGCCGACCGCTGCCCTACCCCTAGGGATGTCCCGCGACCCCGACCACAACATATTGGGAATTATAGGGGGCCGCGCCGGGGACTGTCAAGCCTTCCCGGGGGCCCTCCCGTGCCAGCGCTCCCAGATGAGCCGGAGGCCTTCCAACGTGAGGTCAGGATTGACCACCTCGATCGACCGGGCGACGTGGTGCATCAGGGAGACGAGCCCGCCGGTCGCCACCACCATGGGCGTCCCCTCCATCTCGGCCCGGATGCGGTCGACCAGGCCATCCACCAGGCCCGCGTACCCGTAGATGATTCCCGACTGGACGTTCGTCACGGTGTTCCGGCCGATCGCCTCCTTCGGGCGCGTCAGGTCGACCCGGAAGAGCCGAGCCGCCTTCGACGTGAGCGCCTCGGTGGCGATGGCAATGCCGGGCGCGATGGCGCCGCCGATGAACTCGCCCCGCGGCGAGACGCAATCGAAGACGGTGGCGGTCCCGAAGTCGACGATGATCAACGGGGGGCGGTAGAGCTCCACGCCGGCCACGACCTTGACCACCCGATCGGGGCCCACCTCGCGCGGGTAGTCCACCAGGATCGGGACGGGCACGTTGACGCCGGGCTCGACCACCAGGGCGCTGACCCCGAAGTAGCGGCTCGCCATCTCCTCCAGGGTCCCCTGGACTCGCGGAACCGTCGAGGAGATGGCCACGCCGGCGATGGCGCCCGGATCGATCCCGCGGGCCCGCAGGAGGCTCCGGGTGAAGACGCCATACTCGTCGGCCGTCTGCTCGCGCCGGCTCGTCAGTCGCGAAGATGCCACCAGGCGCCGGTCGTCGTAGACTCCCAGCTTGGTGTTGGTGTTGCCGACGTCGATGACCAGGAGCATCAGTTCAGGAACGTGTCGTAGCGGGCGGCGAGGCGGCCCAGCACCGCGGCCAGCAGGGCCTCCCGTCGGACCTCGGCCGCCAGCTCGGCCAGCGAGACCGCGCGCCCCACGAGATCATGCGGCCACTCCTCGCGCCGCTGAGCCACGTTGATCCCGATCCCCAGGATCACGAACGGACCGGGTCCCACGACCCCCTCGGCCAGGACGCCGGCGAGCTTCTTGTCCGCGACCAGCACGTCGTTCGGCGACTTGACCCGGGCCCGGACGCCCGCCGCTGCCTCGACCGCCTCCACCACCGCCGCGGCCGCCACCGTGCTCAGCTCGGGCCAGCGCCCCGCGGGGAGCGGAGGACGCAGCAGACAGGAGACGAGGACCGAGCTGCCCGGTGGCGCCGTCCAGACGCGACCTCGCTGCCCGCGGCCGGCGCCCTGGTAGTCGGCGAGCACCACCGTGCCCTCCGGCGCCCCGGCCTCGGCGAGGCGGCGGCAGACCGCCTGGGTGGACTCGACAGCCGTGAAGGCGAGGAGCGGGCCGCCGAACCGCCCGCCCGGGAGGCAGCCCGCGAAGCGGCCGGTCAGCGCGGAGTCGGGCGCCGGGTCAAGCGGAGGCGCCGTCCAGCCCATCCAGCCGCTCCAGCGCCTCCCGCAGCTTGGTCCGCCTGGCCGCCTCTTCGGCCTGACGGGCCTCCTCGCGGGCGACCACGTCGGCCGGGGCGCGCTGCCGGAATTCCGCGCGACCGAGCTTGCCCTCGAGTCGGGCGAGCTCTGCCTCCGCCCGCTCGACTTCCCGCGCGAGGCGCCGTCGTTCGGCGGAGAGATCGACGACGCCCTCCAGGGGAATGTACACCTCGCACCCCTCGGCCAGCGCCAGCGCCGATTGGGGCGGCCGCGTGGCGGCGGCATCCACGCGGACCTCCGCGCGGGCCAGGGCGCCCAGCTGAGCCGTCGCGCTCTCCAGCACCGCGGCCCGGGCGGCGTCCGGCGGCCGGACGATCACCGTGAGACTCCGGGCGGGCGGGATCTGCATCTCGCTCCGCACGTTCCGGACCGCCGCCACCACGGCCATCAGGAGCCGCATCTCGGCCTCGGCCGCCGCATCGATCCCCTGCCGCTTCGGGCGAGGATAGCGAGCCACCATGACGTGGGCCACCGCCCCGCGTCCCTTGGGCAGCCGCTGCCACACCTCCTCGGTCAAGAACGGCATGAAGGGGTGGAGGAGCCGGAGCGTCGTCTCGAGGACGTCCAGCAAGGTGGCCTGCGTCCGGGCCCGGGCCGCCGGGTCTTCCCCGCGATAGAGGACGAGCTTCGACCACTCGACGTACCAGTCGCAGTACTCGTGCCACAGGAACTGGTAGATCGCGCCGGCCGCGTCGTTGAAGCGGTAGGCCGAGAGGGCGCGCCGGACCTCGGCCACCGTCCCGGCCAGCCGGCTGAGGATCCAGCGGTCGGCCAGGGCGGGCCGCGCCTTCCGGGCCAGGGCCGGCCGGTAGTCGCCCAGGTTCGACAGCACGAAGCGCGCCGCGTTCCAGATCTTGTTGGCGAAGTTCCGGTACCCCTCGATGCGCTCGCCCGACAGGCGGATCTCCCGTCCCTGGGCGGCCAGGGCGGCCAGCGTGAAGCGCAGGGCATCGGTGCCGTACTGGTCCATGACCTCGAGAGGATCGATCGCGTTTCCCCGGGACTTCGACATCTTCTGCCCCTCGATGTCGCGGACGAGGGCGTGGATGTAGACGTCCCGGAAGGGCACCTCGCCCATCACCCGGAGGCCGAACATCATCATGCGAGCGACCCAGAAGGACAGGATGTCGTAGCCGGTCACCAGGCAGGCGGTCGGGTAGAAGGTATGGAGCTCCGGGGTGTCGCGGGGCCAGCCCAGCGTCGAGAAGGGCCAGAGCCCCGAGGAAAACCACGTGTCGAGGACGTCCGGGTCCTGGCGGAGCGGTCCGGCGCACTGCGGGCACTCGGTGAGATCCTCCCGCGAGACGTGGGTCGAGCCGTCGGCGTCGCAGTACCAGACCGGGAGCCGATGCCCCCACCAGAGCTGCCGGGAGATGCACCAGTCGCGGATGTTCTCCATCCACGCGTAGTAGGTCTTCACCCACGTCCGGGGCACGATCCGGGTTCGCCCCTCGCGGACGGCCTTGATCGCCGGCTCGGCCAGGGGCTTGGTCCGGACGTACCACTGCTTGGAGACCAGGGGCTCCACCACCGTCCGGCAGCGGTAGCAGACGCCGACCCGGTGCTGGTACGGCTCGGTCTTTTCGAGCAAGCCGAGCGCTCGCAGATCCTCGACGATCCGCTGGCGGGCCTCGAACCGATCGAGGCCGGCGTACTTCCCGGCCTGCGCGTTCATCCGGCCGTCGGCGTCGATGACCTGGCGGACCTCCAGGCCGTGCCGCCGCCCGATCTCGAAGTCGGCCGGGTCGTGGCCCGGGGTCACCTTGACGACACCGGTCCCGAACTTGGGGTCCACCGCGCTGTCGGCGACGACCTTCATCTCGATGGTGCCCTCGACCGACGGGATCGTGAGCGTCCGGCCGACGTACTGCGCGTAGCGCTTGTCCTTCGGATGGACGGCCAGGGCGGTGTCGCCGAGCTTGGTCTCGGGACGCACGGTGGCCAGGGTGAGCGGCCCGTACTTGAGGTAGTAGAGCTCGGCGTCCCGCTCCTCGTGCTCGACCTCGAGGTCCGACAGCACCGTCTGGCAGCGCAGACACCAGTTCACGATGTAGTCGCCGCGGTAGATCAGCCCCTCTTCCCACAGCCGCACGAAGACTTCCCGCACCGCCGCCGCCAGACCCGGATCCATGGTGAAGCGCTCGCGCTCCCAATCGCAGGACGCGCCGAGCCGCCGGAGCTGGCGGAGGATGGTGCCGCCGGACTCCTCCTTCCACTGCCAGACCCGCTTGACGAACGCCTCGCGCCCGAGCGCCTCCCGGCTCGTCCCCTCGGCCGCCAGCTGTCGCTCCACCACGACCTGGGTAGCGATCCCGGCGTGATCGGTGCCCGGCTGCCAGAGCGTGTTGAAGCCGTCCATCCGCCTCCAGCGGATCAGGATGTCCTGGAGCGTGTTGTTGAGGGCGTGGCCAATGTGCAGGGAGCCGGTGACGTTGGGAGGCGGGATGACGATGGCATACGGCCGGGTCTTGGCGAACGGGTCCGCTCGGAAGTACCCCCGCTCTTCCCACACGCGGTACCAGCGCTCCTCCACCTGGCGCGGGTCGTAGCGGTCCGGGAGGACCTCTCCGGGGAGAGAGTGGCTCACGGATCTCTCGGGCACGAACGTCATTGTAGCATCGGCGCCCGACATTTACACGCCAGCAGGCCTTCCGTACAATGACCCGGAGGTTCCGGTGAAGACACTCGACCGCTACATCTGGAAGGAACTCACTCCGCCCTTTCTCGTCGGGCTGTTCGTCCTCACGTTCCTCCTCCTTCTCGACAAGATCTTCGACCTCATCGACCTCATCATCAACAAGGGCGTCCCGGTCCACCTCGTCCTGCTGCTGCTCGCGTACATCTTGCCGGCGTTCCTGGTGCTGACGATCCCGGTCGGCTTCCTGCTGGCCATCCTGATCGCCTTCGGCCGCTTCTCGGCTGACATGGAGATCGTGGCGCTCAAGGCCTCCGGCGTGAGCCCGCTGCGCCTCCTGCGGCCGGTGATCCTGTTCGGCGTCGCCACCGCGGCGGTCACCGCCTTCCTCATGATCGAGGCCGTCCCCCGCGCCAACTACGCCTTCAAGTCGCTCATCTTCGACATCCTCCGCACCCAGGCCACCGTGGGGATCAAGGAGCGGATCTTCAACGACACCTTCGGGCAGTTCGTGATCTACGTGGAGGAGATGGCGACCGATCACCTCGGGCTCCGAAACGTCTTCGTCGCCGACGAGCGCAACCCGGAGCTGCTCCGGGTGGTCACTGCTCAGGAGGGCCGGCTCCTGTCCGACGAGGTGAACCAGCGCGTGACCCTTCGGCTGGAGAACGGCACCGTCCACGAGACCGTCCCCCGTACCTTCCAGACCTACCGCCAGGTGCAGTTCCGCCTCTACGACCTCACGCTCACCCTGGAGAACCCGCTGGTGCGGGCCGGAGAGGCCCCCAAGGGCGACCGCGAGATGACGATTCAGGAGCTCCAGGACAATGCCGACGAGGCGGTGCGGGCCGGCGCGAACCCGAACCCTTACTGGGTGGAGATCCACAAGAAGTACGCGATCCCGACCGCCTGCCTCGTCTTCGCCGTGCTGGGCGTCCCGCTCGGGATCCGCGCCCACCGGGGCGGCCGCTGGGCCGCATTCGTCCTCCTGCTGCCCATCGTCCTCTTCTACTATGTGGCGCTGACCCTGGGCGAGCAGATGGGCGACAACGGCCGAATGCCGCCCTGGCTCGCCATGTGGGGCCCTAACCTGGTGATCGGCGCGCTGGCGCTCTATCTGCTCCGGTCGAGCATCAAGGAGCGCCCCCTCCCGCTCACCGCCCTGGCCCAGCGGATCGCCTGGAAGCTGGCCTGGCAGGTCCGCCGCCAGCTCGCCCGGCGGCGGCACCGGCGCGGGGTGCCGCACCACGGCCGGGTCCGGCGAGGCCGGCGGGTCGCGCGCAGCAATGCCATCCACATCGTCGACCGCTATCTGAGCCGCGAGTTCCTGACGCTCTTCGTGTACGGGTTGGCGCTGGTCACGGTCATCGTGATCATCGGGGACCTCATGACGACGCTCGACCGGTACCTCCGGCAGAAGCCGCCCCTCTGGTACATCATCGAGCACTTCGTCTACCGCACGCCGCCCTTCGTGTACCAGGGCCTGCACATCGTCGTGCTGATGAGCACGATCCTGCTCTTCCTGAATCTGTCCCGGAGCAACGAGCTGACGGCGCTCAAGGCCGGCGGGATCAGTCTCTACCGCGTGAGCCTGCCCATCTTCGGCCTGGCCGCCCTGGTGACGCTGGGCTCGCTGTCCTTCCAGGAGACCATGCTGCCGATCTTGAACCAGAAGGGCGTCGAGGTCGACGAGATCAAGATCAAGCGCCGGACGCTCCCCCAGCTCCAGAAGCGCACCCAGATCTGGTACCGGGGCCGGGAAGGCCCGGCTCGCGAGAGCCGCCTCTATCACATGGAGCTGCTCGATCCGGCCAACCTCGAGATGAGCGGGGTCTCGGTCTACGAGGTCGGCGCCGACTTCGCGGTCCGCCGCCGGTGGGACGCCCGCAGCATGCGCTGGCGCGAGCTCGACCAGTCCTGGGAGCTCAGGGACGGGTTCCTGCGCGAGTTCGAGGTGGGGAAGGCGGACCGGGTTCAGCCGTTCCGGACGACCAGCGTCCGGCTGCCGGAGCGGTTCGACGACTTCGCCCAGATCCCCAAGGCGCCGGACGTGATGAACTACGCCGAGCTCAAGGCGTACATCACCCGACTGCAGGAAAGCGGGCACAAGGTGGCCAAGTACCTCGTCGACCTCTACTCCAAGGTCGCCTACCCGTTCGCGCACCTCATCATGGCGCTGGTCGGCATTCCCTTCGCGCTGCAGTCCCCCCGGGGAGGCCGTGTCATCGGGATCGTGCTGTGCCTGGCCCTCGGCCTCGGCTATTTCCTGGTGCACTCGGCGGCGCTGGCGCTCGCCCGCACGGAGATCCTGCCGCCGATGGTGGCCGCCTGGGCCGCGAACTTCCTCTTCGCCACCCTGGGCCTGTTCCTCTTCCTCCGCGCCCGCACCTGAGGGCGCTCCCGGGTCACGCGCTCAGGGACCTCTCGGACTAAGCCGCGCGCAGCGTGTCGCTGCTCCGCTCCGAGCGGCGGCTCTT encodes:
- a CDS encoding type III pantothenate kinase, which encodes MLLVIDVGNTNTKLGVYDDRRLVASSRLTSRREQTADEYGVFTRSLLRARGIDPGAIAGVAISSTVPRVQGTLEEMASRYFGVSALVVEPGVNVPVPILVDYPREVGPDRVVKVVAGVELYRPPLIIVDFGTATVFDCVSPRGEFIGGAIAPGIAIATEALTSKAARLFRVDLTRPKEAIGRNTVTNVQSGIIYGYAGLVDGLVDRIRAEMEGTPMVVATGGLVSLMHHVARSIEVVNPDLTLEGLRLIWERWHGRAPGKA
- a CDS encoding valine--tRNA ligase, with protein sequence MSHSLPGEVLPDRYDPRQVEERWYRVWEERGYFRADPFAKTRPYAIVIPPPNVTGSLHIGHALNNTLQDILIRWRRMDGFNTLWQPGTDHAGIATQVVVERQLAAEGTSREALGREAFVKRVWQWKEESGGTILRQLRRLGASCDWERERFTMDPGLAAAVREVFVRLWEEGLIYRGDYIVNWCLRCQTVLSDLEVEHEERDAELYYLKYGPLTLATVRPETKLGDTALAVHPKDKRYAQYVGRTLTIPSVEGTIEMKVVADSAVDPKFGTGVVKVTPGHDPADFEIGRRHGLEVRQVIDADGRMNAQAGKYAGLDRFEARQRIVEDLRALGLLEKTEPYQHRVGVCYRCRTVVEPLVSKQWYVRTKPLAEPAIKAVREGRTRIVPRTWVKTYYAWMENIRDWCISRQLWWGHRLPVWYCDADGSTHVSREDLTECPQCAGPLRQDPDVLDTWFSSGLWPFSTLGWPRDTPELHTFYPTACLVTGYDILSFWVARMMMFGLRVMGEVPFRDVYIHALVRDIEGQKMSKSRGNAIDPLEVMDQYGTDALRFTLAALAAQGREIRLSGERIEGYRNFANKIWNAARFVLSNLGDYRPALARKARPALADRWILSRLAGTVAEVRRALSAYRFNDAAGAIYQFLWHEYCDWYVEWSKLVLYRGEDPAARARTQATLLDVLETTLRLLHPFMPFLTEEVWQRLPKGRGAVAHVMVARYPRPKRQGIDAAAEAEMRLLMAVVAAVRNVRSEMQIPPARSLTVIVRPPDAARAAVLESATAQLGALARAEVRVDAAATRPPQSALALAEGCEVYIPLEGVVDLSAERRRLAREVERAEAELARLEGKLGRAEFRQRAPADVVAREEARQAEEAARRTKLREALERLDGLDGASA
- a CDS encoding GuaB3 family IMP dehydrogenase-related protein, with translation MGMWIGRGRKARIAYGFDDIALVPGLITVNPNEVDVSWELCGRRVELPILAAAMDGVADSRFATEMGRLGGLAVLNLEGIQTRYENPDEVIERIISSSQEEATRIIQSIYGEPIKEELIYQRVSEIKKGGGSVIVSSIPQRAMRFSKLAEEAGADFFVVQSTVTTARHVATEYEPLDFRKLKRDLSIPLIVGNCVTYEATLELMQTGVDALLIGVGPGAACTTREVLGLGVPQVTATADAAAARDFYWKQSGRYVPIITDGGMTTGGDICKALAAGADSVMIGSAFARALEAPGRGYHWGMATPHSNLPRGTRIRVGVVGSLEQILFGPAFTDDGTMNLIGALRTCMGSVGARTIREFQLTELIIAPAIKTEGKIFQKAQRVGMGK
- the lptF gene encoding LPS export ABC transporter permease LptF, yielding MKTLDRYIWKELTPPFLVGLFVLTFLLLLDKIFDLIDLIINKGVPVHLVLLLLAYILPAFLVLTIPVGFLLAILIAFGRFSADMEIVALKASGVSPLRLLRPVILFGVATAAVTAFLMIEAVPRANYAFKSLIFDILRTQATVGIKERIFNDTFGQFVIYVEEMATDHLGLRNVFVADERNPELLRVVTAQEGRLLSDEVNQRVTLRLENGTVHETVPRTFQTYRQVQFRLYDLTLTLENPLVRAGEAPKGDREMTIQELQDNADEAVRAGANPNPYWVEIHKKYAIPTACLVFAVLGVPLGIRAHRGGRWAAFVLLLPIVLFYYVALTLGEQMGDNGRMPPWLAMWGPNLVIGALALYLLRSSIKERPLPLTALAQRIAWKLAWQVRRQLARRRHRRGVPHHGRVRRGRRVARSNAIHIVDRYLSREFLTLFVYGLALVTVIVIIGDLMTTLDRYLRQKPPLWYIIEHFVYRTPPFVYQGLHIVVLMSTILLFLNLSRSNELTALKAGGISLYRVSLPIFGLAALVTLGSLSFQETMLPILNQKGVEVDEIKIKRRTLPQLQKRTQIWYRGREGPARESRLYHMELLDPANLEMSGVSVYEVGADFAVRRRWDARSMRWRELDQSWELRDGFLREFEVGKADRVQPFRTTSVRLPERFDDFAQIPKAPDVMNYAELKAYITRLQESGHKVAKYLVDLYSKVAYPFAHLIMALVGIPFALQSPRGGRVIGIVLCLALGLGYFLVHSAALALARTEILPPMVAAWAANFLFATLGLFLFLRART
- a CDS encoding biotin--[acetyl-CoA-carboxylase] ligase → MGWTAPPLDPAPDSALTGRFAGCLPGGRFGGPLLAFTAVESTQAVCRRLAEAGAPEGTVVLADYQGAGRGQRGRVWTAPPGSSVLVSCLLRPPLPAGRWPELSTVAAAAVVEAVEAAAGVRARVKSPNDVLVADKKLAGVLAEGVVGPGPFVILGIGINVAQRREEWPHDLVGRAVSLAELAAEVRREALLAAVLGRLAARYDTFLN